The Kazachstania africana CBS 2517 chromosome 8, complete genome genome contains a region encoding:
- the SMD3 gene encoding mRNA splicing protein SMD3 (similar to Saccharomyces cerevisiae SMD3 (YLR147C); ancestral locus Anc_8.358): MSSNIPIKLLNESQGHIISLELNNGDTYRGKLLTNEDNMNLQLRDTIVTNAQTNKQTKMDHVFIRGSQIKFLSLPDMLKNAPLFKTGKASKQPPPIRGPKRR; this comes from the coding sequence ATGTCTAGTAACATCCCTATCAAGCTTCTGAACGAGTCACAGGGCCATATAATATCCCTGGAACTGAATAATGGAGACACATACAGGGGAAAGCTCCTAACAAATGAGGATAATATGAACCTGCAATTAAGAGATACTATAGTGACAAATGCCCAGACGAATAAACAGACGAAGATGGACCATGTGTTCATAAGGGGGTCACAAATCAAGTTTCTGTCGTTGCCAGATATGTTGAAGAATGCGCCATTGTTTAAGACAGGTAAGGCTTCCAAACAGCCCCCACCAATCCGTGGTCCAAAGAGAAGGTAA
- the KAFR0H02110 gene encoding uncharacterized protein (similar to Saccharomyces cerevisiae YLR146W-A; ancestral locus Anc_8.356) gives MDEENNLDTIDESLEANDVSLTDMIKESRILQNEINSIFDAFVELNNQVKDDIDEFCNICESSIVQDK, from the coding sequence ATGGATGAAGAGAACAATCTCGATACGATCGACGAATCCCTCGAGGCAAATGATGTTTCTTTGACGGATATGATCAAAGAATCTCGaattttgcaaaatgaAATCAACTCGATATTCGATGCATTTgttgaattgaataatcaAGTAAAGGACGATATAGATGAGTTTTGTAACATCTGTGAAAGTAGTATTGTACAGGATAAATGA
- the SPE4 gene encoding spermine synthase (similar to Saccharomyces cerevisiae SPE4 (YLR146C); ancestral locus Anc_8.354): protein MSHPSIVDGWFREINDKSFPGQAFSLRVDKLLYQFKSEFQDILVFHNDVYGNVLVLDGIIQCTEKDEFAYQEMITHIPLYLHSNPKKVLVIGGGDGGVIREVLKHDCVESVTLVEIDETVIQLSKKYLPNMSCGFTNEKLTIKLVDGFQFLKDLRNQDKFDVIITDSSDPEGPAEAFFQRQYFQLLKNALSNDNGIIISQTSENIWLNVNYLQRLTETAREVFTNVKYCSTMVPSYTSGQLGLLVCTMNDQIDLTEPTRFPTTSEQSELRYYNKDIHSASFVLPKWVENDLN from the coding sequence ATGTCGCATCCTAGCATCGTGGACGGTTGGTTTAGAGAGATTAACGATAAGAGTTTCCCTGGTCAAGCTTTTTCCCTGAGAGTCGATAAGCTTTTGTACCAATTTAAAAGtgaatttcaagatatattGGTCTTTCATAACGATGTCTATGGTAACGTCCTTGTTCTAGATGGTATCATTCAATGCACCGAGAAAGATGAGTTCGCatatcaagaaatgatTACACATATACCGTTGTATTTGCATAGTAATCCAAAGAAAGTTCTGGTAATCGGAGGTGGTGATGGTGGTGTCATTAGAGAAGTTCTCAAGCATGACTGCGTAGAAAGCGTTACATTGGtggaaattgatgaaacaGTTATACAACTATCtaagaaatatttaccaAACATGTCCTGTGGATTTACTAATGAGAAACTTACAATCAAATTAGTTGATGgtttccaatttttgaaagactTGAGAAATcaagataaatttgatgttATTATCACAGATAGTTCTGATCCAGAAGGCCCTGCAGAAGCTTTTTTCCAAAGACAGTATTTTCAATTACTGAAAAATGCTTTAAGTAACGATAATGGTATTATAATTTCACAAACATCTGAGAATATATGGTTAAATGTAAATTATTTGCAAAGGTTGACTGAGACTGCTCGAGAAGTTTTTACCAACGTTAAGTACTGTTCCACGATGGTGCCTAGTTATACTTCTGGACAACTTGGCCTTCTGGTGTGTACGATGAACGATCAAATCGATCTAACGGAGCCAACACGTTTTCCAACTACATCAGAACAATCTGAATTAAGATATTATAACAAAGATATCCATTCGGCATCTTTTGTGCTGCCAAAATGGGTCGAGAACGATCTCAATTAG
- the RMP1 gene encoding Rmp1p (similar to Saccharomyces cerevisiae RMP1 (YLR145W); ancestral locus Anc_8.353) yields MREYELVNALAQEYRLIHLLYHRNKNQHKMAVWWKRLNMMKRNVSSVLSILQSSNKGKTEYIKLYKLVKILSKRMVKKIYYDFNGIINLNQFLTLGVVLIGNLSKIYSIYMQILEFYKEEFSKYVKIREIRDVEIVQEVTEEIGEEIQLEISNIQQLKNERLEQPFIEEVREKKKKKKSKSKKKSKSAIDDIFG; encoded by the coding sequence ATGCGTGAATACGAGCTGGTGAACGCACTTGCCCAAGAGTACAGATTGATACACTTGCTGTATCATAGAAACAAAAATCAGCATAAGATGGCTGTATGGTGGAAACGACTAAacatgatgaaaagaaacgTTTCGAGTGTACTAAGTATACTGCAAAGCAGTAATAAAGGGAAAACTGAGTATATTAAATTGTATAAACTTGTGAAAATATTGAGTAAGAGGATGgttaagaaaatttattacgATTTCAACGGcattatcaatttgaatcaatttttaaCTTTGGGTGTTGTCTTAATTGGTAATTTGAGTAAGATATATTCCATTTACATgcaaattttggaattttatAAGGAAGAATTCAGTAAATATGTGAAGATACGAGAGATTCGCGATGTGGAGATTGTGCAAGAAGTTACTGAAGAAATAGGTGAAGAGATTCAGTTAGAAATTTCGAACATACAGCAATTGAAGAATGAAAGACTGGAGCAACCTTTTATTGAGGAAGTACgagagaagaagaagaaaaagaaaagcaagagcaagaagaagagtaaGTCTGCCATTGATGACATTTTTGGgtga
- the ACF2 gene encoding endo-1,3(4)-beta-glucanase (similar to Saccharomyces cerevisiae ACF2 (YLR144C); ancestral locus Anc_8.352) — MCISFQSAATIPGPRDKSLSALEAQFDATNVVAIDFDTPISTSKPASFIPRVAHAVSLPYSLIKSENNNSIETNKFYGNMLLGGQTNPVWTHPYSLWFNQNDPASYGIGVSYVQNSQKVFDTTKSPPGYFFSPTFIQSFLFGAKEFTTKPYLNFQNMKHTSVQLNVKLSDARFIKLPLIQGMGFVTAIYQGLTPNLKSAVGFKTFTKISANKYQATLENGVTWTIYVSGNYSGFTLSLLNGNTVQGNKSMNNCVIQIIPSTKTIIDSVAGSYPIDMTISASVSSYIGTYSLNYTTNNGNDTLLYALPHQYNNFTSSSKSTKINDRLTSTVSGTMEGVIAKQLNMILLIPSTVDFNVSAKMTNLPQSNLNTILAAATQEVKNANVPAESNLDSMYFSGKVLQKYAWLLYVCHFILKNSALTSTLLPQLQTAITRFITNTQILPLNYDTTWNGLISSGKPEQDFGNPYYNDHHFHYGYHVMAIALTSKVALDIDPKSQWPKATSLWCQYLIRDYSNPSIKDPYFPVFRSFDWFHGHSWAKGLYESGDGKDQESTSEDVNSIYAIKLWAIVNNNTNLVNMANIQLGIINSSINSYFLYLDTNTIEPPQFVPNKVSGILFENKIDHTTYFGTNTEYIHMIHALPLIPITNYIRSAKFAKQEWNQVLSKIIDKIPNNGWKSVIMLEIASFDAKSSWNYFAQSNFFSNYGLDDGQSLTWSLTYAASLLS, encoded by the coding sequence ATGTgcatttcttttcaatcGGCTGCTACGATCCCAGGACCTCGTGATAAGTCTTTAAGTGCTTTGGAGGCGCAATTCGATGCCACAAACGTGGTAGCAATCGATTTTGACACTCCAATCTCCACCTCAAAACCGGCAAGCTTTATTCCACGAGTAGCGCATGCAGTGTCACTTCCTTATTCCCTCATTAAATCAGAAAATAACAATTCTATTGAAACTAACAAGTTTTATGGTAATATGTTACTAGGGGGTCAAACTAATCCTGTTTGGACACATCCTTATTCATTATGGTTCAATCAAAATGATCCTGCATCTTACGGTATTGGTGTATCTTATGTTCAGAACAGTCAAAAAGTCTTTGATACGACGAAGAGCCCTCCAGGATATTTTTTCAGTCCAACTTTCAttcaatcatttttatttggtGCCAAAGAATTTACTACTAAGCCATATCttaatttccaaaatatgAAGCATACGTCTGTCCAATTAAATGTTAAATTAAGTGATGCTCGATTCATAAAATTACCCCTCATACAAGGTATGGGATTTGTGACTGCAATCTATCAAGGTTTGACgccaaatttgaaaagtgCCGTTGGATTCAAAACATTTACCAAGATAAGTGCAAATAAGTACCAAGCAACTTTAGAAAATGGTGTCACATGGACAATTTATGTTTCAGGTAACTATTCAGGTTTCACTTTGAGTCTTTTAAATGGTAACACTGTACAAGGTAATAAATCCATGAATAATTGTGTCATACAAATTATTCCTTCAACAAAAACAATTATTGACTCTGTTGCAGGCTCCTACCCCATCGATATGACAATTTCAGCCTCAGTAAGCTCTTATATCGGTACGTACTCGTTAAATTATACTACTAACAACGGTAATGATACCCTATTATATGCTTTGCCACatcaatataataattttactagctcttcaaaatcaacgAAGATTAATGACCGGCTCACATCTACTGTATCGGGAACAATGGAAGGTGTTATTGCAAAGCAATTAAATATGATTCTTCTAATACCAAGTACAGTGGACTTTAATGTTTCAGCCAAGATGACTAATCTCCCACAATCTAATCTAAATACAATTTTAGCTGCAGCTACACAAGAAGTTAAAAATGCAAACGTCCCAGCTGAGAGTAATTTGGATTCTATGTATTTTTCTGGTAAAGTCTTACAAAAGTATGCTTGGTTATTATACGTCTGTCAttttatcttgaaaaattcagcATTAACTTCGACTTTATTACCTCAGCTCCAAACTGCTATTACTAGGTTTATTACAAATACCCAAATTTTACCTTTAAATTACGATACAACATGGAATGGGCTAATTTCTTCTGGTAAGCCTGAGCAAGACTTTGGTAACCCATATTATAATGATCACCATTTCCATTATGGATATCATGTCATGGCCATTGCACTTACTTCAAAAGTGGCGCTTGACATTGACCCAAAGAGTCAATGGCCCAAAGCCACCTCATTATGGTGCCAATATTTGATTAgagattattcaaatccATCCATAAAGGATCCATATTTCCCAGTCTTTAGATCATTCGATTGGTTTCATGGTCATTCTTGGGCAAAGGGACTTTATGAAAGTGGAGATGGTAAAGATCAAGAGTCAACTTCAGAAGATGTAAATTCAATCTATGCGATAAAATTATGGGCTATCGTAAATAACAACACAAACTTGGTTAATATGGCAAATATTCAGCTAGGTATTATTAATAGTTCTATCAACAGCTATTTTCTCTATTTAGATACCAATACAATTGAGCCACCTCAATTCGTTCCCAATAAAGTGAGTGGAATCTTATTTGAAAACAAGATCGATCACACCACTTATTTCGGTACTAACACAGAATACATTCATATGATTCATGCATTACCACTAATACCTATCACGAATTATATCAGAAGCGCAAAGTTTGCTAAACAAGAGTGGAATCAAGTGTTGTCTAAAATTATTGACAAAATTCCCAATAATGGTTGGAAATCAGTGATCATGTTGGAGATTGCATCGTTTGACGCAAAATCTTCCTGGAATTATTTTGCCCAAAGTAACTTCTTTAGTAACTACGGTTTAGATGATGGACAAAGTTTAACTTGGTCTTTAACGTATGCAGCTTCCCTATTGAGttga
- the DPH6 gene encoding diphthine--ammonia ligase (similar to Saccharomyces cerevisiae YLR143W; ancestral locus Anc_8.349) — MKFVALVSGGKDSFFNILHCLKQGHELIALGNLYPSENEQEIDSFMFQTVGFDIVSYYSSCISKTIAIHRWPIVKNTSKNVKLNYTQTQDDEIEQLFEFLKNLQFKYPELEAVSVGAILSSYQRNRVENVCNRLGLSVLSYLWQRNQLELMTEMAFMSKSGDETGRLDARIIKVAAEGLNESHLGKSLPEILPIMIRLNQMYDVHICGEGGEFETMVLDAPFFDRGYLKLKSTESYDNGNNNDGVFNARLNVEFVERSLPDGFLQNQLDKIPQPPLLSEKWHELINRLGDAELLPGMKSISYFNDFYMTYSVVKVDNLLYVSNLRPNKNFETVESQATDIFEQLFMVLNEYKLSQSQILSSSLILSNMSNFGTVNKIYNEFFNISKWGPLPPSRSCVGSNLLGDNVQLQLSVVIDINCELAQHDQNIQINHKKDGLHVQGRSYWAPCNIGPYSQAIWYKKDQNQVSYISGQIALIPQSMEMVGREEPILQSALSLRHFDTLKQAINATEQLFMTCYITDMKLVDIVRNMWILYAKKMSEESELWFEKTDDPVSLLVIVKVSQLPRDALCEWGGITCKKSIVSNEYEDYENDEEDKIDTDTRETEVLLNSLLEQFTLKHDAIVSNKTKKRHFTTVFTNSAVDLQEVLEKIKGKGHITLYFTPSGDNKLYESFESYRESIEFYPVEQVFDYTGESYSFALQLKL; from the coding sequence ATGAAGTTTGTGGCTTTGGTATCGGGGGGCAAGGActcatttttcaacatcCTACATTGTCTTAAGCAAGGGCACGAATTAATTGCTTTGGGGAATTTATATCCATCAGAAAATGAGCAAGAGATTGATAGTTTTATGTTTCAAACGGTAGGATTTGATATCGTATCATACTATTCATCGTGTATCAGTAAAACTATAGCTATTCATAGATGGCCTATAGTGAAGAATACGTCGAAGAATGTTAAATTGAACTACACGCAAACTCAAGAcgatgaaattgaacagctatttgaatttttaaagaatCTTCAATTTAAGTATCCTGAATTGGAAGCTGTGAGCGTAGGGGcaattttatcatcatATCAGCGTAATAGAGTGGAAAACGTTTGTAATAGACTAGGTTTAAGTGTGTTGAGTTACTTGTGGCAACGAAATCAACTGGAGTTGATGACAGAAATGGCTTTCATGTCCAAAAGTGGTGATGAAACAGGAAGACTTGATGCCAGGATAATTAAAGTTGCCGCAGAAGGCCTAAATGAGTCGCATCTTGGAAAGTCATTGCCCGAAATTTTGCCCATAATGATTAGACTCAATCAGATGTATGATGTGCATATTTGTGGTGAAGGCGGTGAATTTGAAACTATGGTCCTCGACGCCCCATTTTTTGATAGAGGTTATTTAAAACTAAAAAGTACTGAAAGTTATGACAATGGCAATAATAATGACGGTGTTTTCAATGCTAGATTGAATGTAGAATTTGTAGAAAGGTCACTTCCAGATggttttcttcaaaatcagttGGATAAAATCCCACAGCCACCTTTATTAAGTGAAAAATGGCATGAATTGATAAACAGGCTAGGAGATGCTGAACTCTTACCAGGAATGAAATCGATCTCATATTTCAATGACTTTTACATGACTTATTCTGTAGTTAAAGTGGATAATTTACTTTATGTTTCAAATCTAAGACCAAATAAAAACTTCGAAACGGTCGAGTCTCAAGCAACtgatatttttgaacaatTATTCATGGTATTGAATGAATACAAGTTAAGTCAGTCACAAATTCTAAGCTCATCTCttattttatcaaatatgtCGAATTTTGGTACGGTGAACAAAATCTACAATGaattctttaatatttcaaaatggGGTCCTTTGCCGCCTTCAAGATCATGTGTTGGTTCTAATCTCCTCGGTGACAATGTACAATTGCAGCTATCTGTTGTCATAGATATAAATTGTGAACTTGCGCAGCATGATCAAAACATCCAGATTAATCATAAAAAAGATGGATTACATGTACAGGGAAGATCATATTGGGCACCTTGTAATATTGGCCCGTACTCGCAAGCAATTTGGTATAAGAAGGATCAAAATCAAGTTAGCTACATTAGTGGCCAAATAGCCTTAATACCTCAATCAATGGAAATGGTCGGTAGAGAAGAACCAATTTTACAGAGTGCTTTGTCTTTGCGCCATTTTGATACCTTAAAACAAGCTATAAATGCTACAGAACAACTTTTCATGACATGTTACATTACTGATATGAAATTGGTCGATATAGTGCGTAATATGTGGATTCTATACGCCAAGAAGATGAGTGAAGAATCAGAACTTTGGTTCGAAAAAACGGACGATCCAGTTTCATTATTAGTTATTGTTAAAGTTTCACAATTACCAAGAGATGCGTTATGTGAATGGGGTGGTATAACTTgtaaaaaatcaatagtTTCAAATGAATACGAAGActatgaaaatgatgaagaggaCAAAATTGATACTGATACTAGGGAAACTGAAGTTCTATTAAACTCACTCCTCGAGCAATTTACTTTGAAGCATGATGCTATTGTCTCTAATAAAACCAAGAAAAGACATTTTACTACTGTTTTCACAAATTCTGCGGTAGATCTTCAAGAAGTTCTAGAAAAGATCAAAGGAAAGGGTCACATAACTTTATACTTTACTCCATCTGGTGATAACAAGTTATatgaatcttttgaatcCTATAGAGAAAGTATTGAGTTCTATCCAGTAGAACAGGTGTTTGATTACACCGGCGAGAGTTACTCTTTCGCATTGCAGTTGAAACTGTAG
- the PUT1 gene encoding proline dehydrogenase (similar to Saccharomyces cerevisiae PUT1 (YLR142W); ancestral locus Anc_8.348), whose product MKQRLLVPVLFSKNYRSYTCLKRLYVSKTNTKKNENASMTSSSDLYLYNRNFDAVRSIAGLNPPNSIEYLKSLSKGQLWSLTLISVATLNRSLLNFCIKMFPYVPVSILRLTISKVYCGGETFSEVVDCGKFLQKRGISNMMLSLTIENAEGSKKKPVNIDTIVDETINSIHNVLRPNFLSQLKPDLTNLNDIAPGYIALKPSALVENLNDAMLNFDPSNNENTKQLIANCCRITNEIYQLNKELYKKFPHRKAPFFLTTIDAEKFDLQFNGVYKLQRILFQKYNPTSFPLISCIGTWQLYLKDSETHLKNEMKLAQLGGYKLGVKLVRGAYIHSEPNRSEIIFSDKKETDDNYNNVMIDIINDMCLNTVNSVFGHLVIASHNYQSQLVASIFLKDYYLNNHLNANVIFAQLLGMGDNVTHELINYHNVKNIIKYVPWGPAIETKDYLLRRLQENGDAVRSDNGWPLLKSILMAVVK is encoded by the coding sequence ATGAAACAGAGGCTATTGGTACCAGTTCtattttcgaaaaattaTCGTAGTTATACTTGTTTAAAGAGATTGTACGTTTCAAAGACAAATACTAAGAAGAATGAGAATGCTTCAATGacatcatcttcagatTTGTATCTGTATAATCGCAATTTTGATGCTGTTCGTTCCATTGCAGGATTGAACCCGCCCAATTCaatagaatatttgaagtcTCTGTCCAAGGGTCAACTCTGGTCGTTGACTTTGATCAGTGTGGCCACTTTGAATAGATCGCTACTCAATTTCTGTATCAAGATGTTTCCTTACGTCCCAGTATCAATTCTTAGATTGACCATTTCAAAAGTGTACTGTGGAGGGGAAACCTTCAGTGAAGTGGTTGATTGTGGtaaatttttacaaaagagAGGAATCTCTAACATGATGCTTTCATTaactattgaaaatgcaGAAGGTTCCAAAAAGAAGCCTGTCAATATCGATACTATCGTAGACGAAACAATAAACTCTATTCATAACGTTTTAAGACCAAATTTCTTAAGCCAATTGAAGCCAGATTTAActaatttaaatgatatcGCGCCAGGGTACATTGCATTGAAACCTTCTGCATTagtagaaaatttaaatgatgCCATGCTCAATTTTGATccatcaaataatgaaaataccaAACAATTGATAGCAAATTGTTGTCGCATcacaaatgaaatttatcaattgaataagGAACTTTACAAAAAGTTTCCTCATAGGAAAGCACCGTTTTTCTTAACCACTATTGATgcagaaaaatttgatttacaGTTCAACGGTGTGTATAAGTTACAGAGaattcttttccaaaaatataatccaACAAGTTTCCCGCTAATTTCATGCATTGGGACTTGGCAATTGTACTTAAAAGATTCAGAAACACATctaaaaaatgaaatgaaattggCTCAATTAGGTGGTTACAAGTTAGGTGTTAAATTAGTTAGAGGAGCATATATTCACTCGGAACCAAATAGGTCGgaaattattttcagtGACAAAAAGGAAACGGATGACAATTACAATAATGTTATGATTGATATTATAAACGATATGTGTCTCAATACTGTGAATTCCGTATTTGGTCATTTAGTAATTGCTTCACATAACTATCAATCCCAATTAGTTGcgtcaatttttttgaaagattattatttaaataatcATTTAAATGCAAATGTTATCTTTGCTCAGTTGTTAGGCATGGGAGATAATGTCACACACGAGCTGATCAATTATCACAACgttaaaaatatcataaaGTATGTGCCTTGGGGTCCTGCTATTGAAACGAAGGATTATCTTCTACGAAGATTACAGGAAAATGGCGATGCTGTCAGATCAGATAACGGGTGGccattattgaaatctaTTCTAATGGCAGTCgttaaataa
- the RRN5 gene encoding Rrn5p (similar to Saccharomyces cerevisiae RRN5 (YLR141W); ancestral locus Anc_8.347) has translation MTTKTNRAKVVRLKKYTDNDIIVRKYLGLLNREIIEFYRVDGKINKDYEIRGSRIHYKSSVRYLEKQVETNLERHKSSSIQFDEMILNDVKFRRRVMYGKKPFEMGTYWSGKEKRLFFQLISRFSIHRLDDWCMKLPGKSKMEILNYYLVLKKNLVFLKNMRYIGLWDRSKYPIAYEMDENYIELEDYLSNKISDILIEASAPDEFQENEDSLISIKQWEKRWNRIYRKSNVVRQLQQNDKFRPMSYYRTPLKMSNKTMKILELVVRQHVRKLLWFAVLPNIHKRSISKRELLGLEPREEGEETTDDLVISFSESEKRYPHVVTDRSIENAVTLMKKEGHHAYMLGESILDMITKFDIEYKPADGKVFKRRETNKSILPKLIEKTVSYDIIGDPTETRLDDTSMVPTLEDKYNDAEKLYARKLEKVYETRLKGTSIDPNVEFEDPFCDDQLPLFENRLDNPVEFEMIDWETNYLETRDMVQSTRHQDALFNFFFQGYEDTTISTIEDTTMDQLAALDETDCPINISKTLKKWFVRS, from the coding sequence ATGACGACGAAAACCAATCGGGCCAAAGTGGTGAGACTCAAGAAGTACACGGACAATGACATTATCGTGAGGAAGTACCTGGGGCTTTTGAACAGGGagatcattgaattttatcGTGTTGATGGTAAGATCAACAAAGACTATGAAATCCGTGGATCACGTATTCATTACAAGAGTAGCGTCAGGTACTTGGAGAAACAAGTGGAAACGAATTTGGAGAGACACAAGTCGAGTTCTATCCAGTTTGATgagatgattttgaatgatgTAAAATTTAGACGTAGAGTGATGTACGGTAAGAAACCATTTGAAATGGGGACGTATTGGAGTGgtaaagagaaaagattattttttcaactgATTTCGAGATTCTCGATACATAGGCTTGATGATTGGTGTATGAAACTTCCTGGTAAGAGTAAGatggaaattttgaactaTTATCTTgtattaaagaagaatttagtatttttgaaaaacatgCGATACATTGGTCTATGGGATAGATCAAAATATCCAATTGCATATGAAATGgatgaaaattatattgaattagaagattACTTGAGTAATAAGATTtctgatattttaattGAAGCAAGTGCACCTGATGAATTTCAAGAGAATGAagattctttgatttctaTTAAACAGTGGGAGAAACGTTGGAATCGTATATATCGTAAGAGTAACGTCGTGAGACAACTTCAACAAAATGATAAGTTTAGACCCATGAGTTACTATCGAACGCCTTTAAAAATGTCGAATaaaacaatgaaaattttggaattagTTGTTAGACAACATGTGCGTAAATTACTGTGGTTTGCTGTATTACCGAATATACACAAGAGAAGTATATCAAAGAGAGAATTACTGGGTCTTGAACCACGGGAGGAAGGAGAAGAAACAACAGACGATCTtgtaatatcattttctgagAGTGAGAAACGATACCCACATGTGGTGACCGATAGAAGCATTGAAAATGCCGTCactttgatgaagaaggaAGGTCACCATGCATACATGTTGGGTGAGAGTATTCTAGATATgattacaaaatttgatattgaatataaACCAGCCGATGGTAAAGTCTTCAAGAGAAGAGAAACCAACAAGTCGATACTCCCAAAATTGATCGAGAAGACAGTATCATACGACATTATAGGCGATCCGACAGAGACTCGTCTCGACGATACAAGTATGGTCCCGACCTTGGAAGACAAATATAACGATGCAGAGAAACTCTACGCAAGAAAACTGGAAAAGGTCTACGAAACACGACTCAAGGGGACCAGTATAGACCCCAACGTGGAATTTGAAGACCCATTTTGCGATGACCAACTTCCCTTATTCGAAAACAGACTAGATAACCCTGTGGAATTCGAAATGATCGATTGGGAAACGAATTACCTGGAGACAAGAGATATGGTCCAATCAACACGACACCAAGACgctcttttcaatttttttttccaggGATACGAGGACACAACTATCTCAACCATTGAAGACACCACCATGGACCAACTAGCAGCATTAGACGAGACTGACTGTCCCATCAACATCTCCAAAACACTCAAAAAATGGTTCGTCAGATCTTAA